A section of the Phaseolus vulgaris cultivar G19833 chromosome 8, P. vulgaris v2.0, whole genome shotgun sequence genome encodes:
- the LOC137824884 gene encoding uncharacterized protein, producing MRVLFDYHELWDVVESAVSALAANATEAQRVAHHDQKKKDNKALYLIHRGMNDETFEQIEGATIASEAWIILSTNYKGDDKIKKVRLQTLRRQYELLQMETTKTIDVYINKFFALTNKMKTNGETHSKQAKVEKILRSLTPRFEHVVVAIEEANDISKMTIWLLSGSLQAHEQRMNGNKIEKPIEQALQAQASIGSSYHKHSSYFSKGRGGQNYGGAWCGERGCGGRGGIYNKSNVE from the coding sequence atgagagttttgtttgattatcatgagttatgggatgttGTTGAGAGTGCAGTGTCTGCATTAGCTGCtaatgcaactgaggcgcaACGAGTAGCGCATCATGATCAaaagaagaaggacaataaggctttgtatctcatccatcgagggatgaatgacgagacgTTTGAGCAGATAGAAGGAGCAACAATTGCTAGTGAGGCTTGGAtaattttgtcaaccaattataaaggtgatgataAGATAAAAAAggtgcgtcttcaaaccctaagacgccaatatgaactgctgcagatggaaaccacaaagactattgatgtctatataaataaattttttgccTTGACAAATAAGATGAAGACtaatggtgaaacacattcgaAGCAGGCAAaagtggagaagattttgagatctttaactcccagatttgaacatgttgttgtcgcaattgaagaggccaatgacatttcaaaaatgacaATATGGTTATTATCTGGTTCTCTACAAGCGCATGAGCAGCGGATGAATggcaataagattgaaaaaccaattgaacaggctttacaagcacaagcctcaattggtagctcctatcataaacaTAGTAGCTATTTCAgcaaaggtcgtggtggccaGAATTATGGAGGCGCTTGGTGCGGTGAACGTGGATGCGGAGGACGAGGaggcatttataataaatcaaatgttgaaTGA